The Candidatus Tanganyikabacteria bacterium region CGGGAGTCGGTGTCGGAGTCGCCGTCGGCGCCGGAGTCGGCGTCGGGGCCGGCGGCACGACCGTGATCATCTGGCTGACCTGGTTCGCGAGGTCGGGGAAGCGCTGGGCCAGCGAGCCGAGGGCCGACTTGGCGGCTCCCACGCCCCGCAGGGCTTCGAGAGCCTCCGCGAGACTCATCTTCTCGCCGAGCCTCTCCGAGAGATCGCGTAACGACGCGAGATTCAGGGAGGCGATCTTGTCGGCCGGCACGGACGAGACCAGGGCGGTGCTCGCCGGCGTGACCTTCGTGTCCACGCTCGGCTCGAGGAAGTTGGCGACCTGGATGCCCTCGGGACCTGTCATCCGCTTGAGCAGGTCGTCGGCGCTCTGTAGCCGGTAGCTTGCCTGATCCTTGACGGGGGTCGAGGCGATCGCCGTCAGATTCTTGCTGGCCCGATCCGCCTTGCTGGCCTCCGCATCCGAAATGGTCTTGAGTTCCGGCGCCGCTCCGAGCTCCGAGGGCCTTTCGGCGGAGGACTCGGCCGCGACTCGATAACCGCTGGAGTTCGAGCAATTGTCGGTGACGAACAGGAATCCCGAGGTTTCCCCGGTGAAGCGCCCGTTGGCGTCGGCCTTGGGCCCACCGGCGATGGTCCGGCAATCGATCCACTTGTCGAGTTGACTCTTCGCCCGGCGGGCCGATTCCAGGATCGCCGGATCGGTCCCGTCGGCCTTCTTCTTGAACGTGGTGTTGGGATCCTTCAGGGCCGCGGCGACGCGATAAACGTCGTCGCGAATGGCCCCGACCAGGGCGGCATCGCCCTGGGACAGGGCCGAGCCCTGCGCCGCCTTCTCCAGGTCCGAGTAGCGCTTGAGGGCCTCTTCGCGCAATTTGCCGGCGGCATCGGGGGTTATCGCGCCCGCGAAGAGGGGCAGGAATCCGAGGAACCCCAGGCCGGCCGACAGGTTCCTGGCGGCCATCATGAAGAAGGTCAACCGGAGGTGGACGAAGGCGATGAGCATGCCGCCCCCGGGGACCATCGCCACGTAGGTCTCCGCGTTCGCCGTCCGATAGGCCGCAGCGGGATCCAGGGCCTTCTGGGGGACGAGCACGGTGCCGGAGTACGTGAACTTCTCCTGGGCGACCTGGCCGCTGGTGGCCGGGGGACCGGCTTGCGGCCCGAAGAGGGCGCAACCGAGCACCGACATGGAGGCGGCCAGCACGACGACGTGCGCAAGGCGCGATTTCATGGCAAAAGACCTCCGCGGTGTGCGCGGCTAGGCAGGCTAGCGGGAAGCGATTCGCCTAACGTTTACCGCGAGCCGGCCGGCCGGACGAGCGAAAATCTATTCTCCGGGGTGGTGATTTCTATTCTCGTTGCGAGCGCCACTCGGACGGCGTCCGGCCGCAGGCCTCCCGGAAGGTTCGCATGAAGGCGCGGGCATCGCTGAAGCCGGCCTCCTCGGCGATACGCCCCACGGGCAAGTCGGTCGCGCGGAGCAGGTGCCGCCCGGCGGCGAGGCGGTAGGTGGTGACCCATCGCTGGAGCGAGTGGCCGGTGGCCTGCTTGACCACCCCGGTGAGGTAGTTCGGCGAGTATCCGACATGCGCGCAGACCCCTTCCAGCCAGGCCCGATCGGCGAAGGAGACCGACAGGTAGCGAAGGGTTCGGCCGACCAGGCTGCCCGCCTCGCTGACGAAAGGCGCGGGGTCCGGATCCGCGTCGGGCAACGCCGCGAGCGCGGGATTGGCGGCGCGGGCGCCGTCGAGGGCAGCATCCAGGCCGTCGAAGGTACGGAGCGGTTTGAGCAGGAAATCGACCACACGGCGCCGCTTGAGCGCCTCGATGGCCTCGGAGATCTCGGCGCTGCCCGACACGAAGATG contains the following coding sequences:
- a CDS encoding response regulator transcription factor, producing the protein MPPSPVAWPVLLADDDRAFRALVAGHLRGRGYQAVEAEDGGAALAHALLRPFGAIVTDLRMPALDGLELVSKLEAVQPEAIFIFVSGSAEISEAIEALKRRRVVDFLLKPLRTFDGLDAALDGARAANPALAALPDADPDPAPFVSEAGSLVGRTLRYLSVSFADRAWLEGVCAHVGYSPNYLTGVVKQATGHSLQRWVTTYRLAAGRHLLRATDLPVGRIAEEAGFSDARAFMRTFREACGRTPSEWRSQRE